CTGTCGCCCAACGAGAGGTTGTCGTACTCACGGCGGGGCCGGTTTACCGTCAACAGCGGGGCCGTTTCGCTCAGCCCGTAAATCTGGTTGAACTGCCAACCCAGCTCGCGTTCGATGCGAGCGATGGTCAACGACGGTGGCGGCGCGCCGGCACACACAATTCGGACACGGCCGCGCCCAGGAATCTCCCCCGGCCAATCCTGTGCCGCGTCGAGCACCATATTCCACACGGTTGGCGCGCCACACATCAGCGTGACGCCGTGGGCGTCGACGCGCCTCAGTATTTCCGCGCCGTCAACCTTGCGCAGCACCACCTGTTCGACACCCAGGCCCGTAGAGGCGTAAGGCATGCCCCAACCGTTGCAGTGGAACATGGGCAGTACGTGCATCAAGACGTCGTCGTCCCCCAGCTGCATGTGCATGCCGAACGTGACGGCGTTGATCCAAATGTTGCGATGCGTCAGGCACACACCCTTGGGTTTGCCGGTCGTTCCGCTCGTGTAGTTCAGGGTGGCAAAGGCGTCCTCGTCGGGATGAGACCAGGGTTGGGGCTCGGAGTCGAAATCGAGCAGCACGTCGTCGGATCTCTCGCCGAGCACAAGGCGATGGGGCGCTGCCACGTCGGCGAGCGGACCGTCGAGCTCTGGGTCGACCAGAAGCACATCGGATTGGCTGTCGTCGACGATGTAGGAGACCTCGCTCGGCTGCAGCCGGAAGTTGATCGGCACCAGAATGCGGCCAGATGACGGCACGGCCAGGAGCAGCTCCATCAACCGAGCCGAGTTGTGGCTGACCACGGCAACGCGAGCGCCTTCGGGGATATTCAGCCGGTCGAGACCAGCCTGCACTGCTCGGGCCCGCGCGGCCAGCTGCCGGTAAGACAACCGGCCCAGGTTGTGCTGCGCCGACGGTTCGTCTACGATGCCCGTGCGGTCGCCGTAGACGCGTTCCGCGCGGTCCAGGAACGCGTCAGTGGTCAGGGGCGTCCTCATGTCTGCGTCAATCCCGTCCCCGAAGTGGCCGAGCCGCCAGGGTGCGATGTGGACGCAGT
This window of the Mycolicibacterium chubuense NBB4 genome carries:
- a CDS encoding AMP-binding protein produces the protein MRTPLTTDAFLDRAERVYGDRTGIVDEPSAQHNLGRLSYRQLAARARAVQAGLDRLNIPEGARVAVVSHNSARLMELLLAVPSSGRILVPINFRLQPSEVSYIVDDSQSDVLLVDPELDGPLADVAAPHRLVLGERSDDVLLDFDSEPQPWSHPDEDAFATLNYTSGTTGKPKGVCLTHRNIWINAVTFGMHMQLGDDDVLMHVLPMFHCNGWGMPYASTGLGVEQVVLRKVDGAEILRRVDAHGVTLMCGAPTVWNMVLDAAQDWPGEIPGRGRVRIVCAGAPPPSLTIARIERELGWQFNQIYGLSETAPLLTVNRPRREYDNLSLGDRAKKLGRAGVPSLGTSLRVDEDGEVLAASNTVMAEYWNKKDETDAALDSGWFHTGDGGALGVDGYLTITDRKKDVIITGGENVSSIEVEDALLGHPAIADVAVIATPDDKWGELVTAIVVPRQGETLAASHVIEFAKTKLAHYKAPKKVIFRTDIPYTATGKKQKFKLRAAFWTGDRQVN